The region GGCCGGGCGGCGGGATCGAGCCCGAGCGGCCGGGCGATGTGGATCGCCGCTCGGTGGAGCCATGCCGCGGTGAGCCCGGGCGCGTCGTGGGGCTCCAGCGTCCCGGCGCGCTCGACCCAGACGTTCGCGGGTCCGTTGATCATGATCTCGGAGACCCCGGGATCTTCGAGTAGACCCTCCAACCCCGGAAGGAACGGGACGAGGTGGCCGACGCCGCTGGCGCGCTTCATATCCGCCCCTCCTCGCGCTGCCGCCAGTAGCCCTGGGTCCTGAGCAGGTAGTGGGGCTTCAGGTAGACGCGCCGCGCCGGGAGCGACTTGACGCCGTCGTACGGGAGGCAGATCGCCTGATAGTTGGCGAGCAGCCCGAACTGACGCGGGGTGAACACCGGCTCCCGCTGTTGCCGGAACGACTTGCTCGCCCCGAGCTGGCCGTCGCCGCCCCCGGCCCGGCCGGACAGGAGCGAGAACTCGGGCTTGTTCGAGGTCTCGGTGAACGTATAGGACGCCTGCGTCTTCTTGACGTCGCCGCACATTTCGGACGCGATCTTGGCCGACGCGTCGTCGGAGAGCGACAGGAAGATCCGGGTGCGGAGCGTCTGGACGAGCGTGCGCCACGCCTCCCCCGACGGGAGCACGGAGCGGAGCGAGGAGATCGACTGCGTGGCGACGATGGGGATGCAGCGGCACTGCCGCGTGAGCGCGAACGCCTTCTCGTCGCCCGAGGGGTCGTCCTGCCCTACGGTGGCGAACGCTTGATACTCGTCACAGATGAACACGGCGGGCCGCATGTAGCGGCCGGGGCGGCGGGCCGCCTCGGCGGGTCTTCGGAGCAGCGCCTGCATCCACGCGTTCTTGAGCAGCACGCCGATGGCGCGTGCCAAGGCCGGGTTCGCCCCGGCTGGCATGTTGAGCGCCAGCACCTTGCCGCCCTCGATCAGGTCGGCGAGCGGCGGCAGCCTGCGCCGGAGTCCCGGGATGGGCTGCACGTCCGGGACCTCCTCTCCTTCGTCTCCGTCCGTCCGTGCGTCTGGGGGGTCGTCCTTCGGCGGCGGCGGGCAGAACACGCGCGCCACGTCCGGCTGATCGAAGAGCGACAGGAACACCGAGATGCCTTCGACGATCGAGGTGCGGAGCTTGGCGTCGAGCTTCGTCCAGTCGTGCCGGTACCATCGCTCGACGGCCTCGACCTGCTCGGCGTACTCGCGTCCCGCCCCGCTTCCCACCGGCTCCGTGGCGCACTCGACCTTCAACTCCGCGAGAAGCGCCGCGCGTTCCGGATCGAGGGGACACGCCACCGTGTCGCTGCCGGGCGCCATGTCCCAGTCCCAGTCGCCGAGCGCCTTCCGGTGCTTGGTGAGAACCTTGGCGGCGATGACAACTCGCATGGGGCACCGCCGAAGCGCCTCGGCCTTCGCCTCCCCGATCTTCCGGGCGAACAACTCCGCCTCGACCGTGCAGCGGTAGATGTCGCGGAGCGTGACCCAGCCGCCCGGCAGGAGCCGGTGCAGCTCGACGATCCAGCGAACGAGGTTCGTGTAGGCCTGCTGCCAGAACGGTTCGCGGGACTTGCCGAAGAGCTGGTTGATGAGCGACGCGACGCTGTACGCCATCGAGTAGGAATCGAGCAGCGGATCGTCGAGCGGGTTCCACTGCCAAGCCCCCCCGAGCCCGATTTCGAGGTAGTCGTCCTCGCGCCCGGCCTCGCCCAGGATGCGCCGGACCTGGTGACAGAAGTCCCCTTTGACCTCCAGCACGAGCGCGCCCGCGCGGCGGTCGGCATCTTCGGCCTGCCAGGTGAGCAGCTGCCGCGCGAACGGGTACATGCAGGCCGTCGTCTTGCCGGTGCCGACCGCCCCGACGACGAGCACGCCGGTGTAGAGTCCCCTCTCGGGAACGACGAGCCAGGAGGGCCGGTCGCATTCCCGGGCAACGGTCGGGTGGTGCAGTTCCCCGACGACGAGCGACGGCGCGTCGTCCCCGGGCGAGTTCGGCCAGGCGGGCAGCCTGCCCCGGTTCCGGCGCATCGCGAGCGGCTCCAGCCAGACCCGCGAGACCGAGCGCATCACGTTGCCGGCCAGGACGACGGCCGCGCCGGGCGCTAGGTAGTACCACGCGCGGATCGCCGCATGGATGCCCGGATCGTTCTGGGCGATCAGGTCGAGAAACGGGTTGCCGCCGACGGGCGGAAACGGCGCGAGCAACGCGCGCGCGGCGGTCGCCGCCAGGGCCGCCCCGGTGAGGACGAGCGTCCACGGCTTCATCGGCCGGACACCCTTCCCGGAGGGATCCCTGGCGCTGGAGCGACCCGTCGAGGCGGGGGGGCGAGTTGTGAAAACACGCTCGGCCCTACGCCGCACCGAGCCCTCGGCGAGGCGGGTCGCTCCAGCCACGGCCCCCGTGGCCCGTCCGGCGTCGGGCCGGCGGGCCGCGGTGCCGCAAGACGCCACCGCGCAAGCGGATGGACGGAAGGCCGCATGTGAATCGCCGGGGGCCGGATTCGTGAAACGACCCCCCGCGTCGTTTTCACGCCGCGGTTCGGCATTGCGAGCCCTCCGCTCATCGGTAGCGGACCCTTGCGAGGCGCTCGGTCCGCCAAGCGGCCCCGCGGTCGATCGATCCGCGCCCGCCCCGCCGGCGCGCCTGCTCCTCCAGCGCGACGCTGCGCTTCAGCGCCGCCTGGAGGCCGCCGAACTCCTCGAGGATGTGGACCGCGCCCTTGAGGATCGCCCGCTCGATCCGGGCGAGCTCCTCGGCCGCCCCGGCTTCGGGCTCGGCGGGACCGCCGGGCTCGGACCATCCTCGCGTCACCCGCCGCGCCCGGTCGAGCTCCCGCGCGGTGCGCGCGACGGCCACGACCTCGACCGACCGGCCAAGTCCCCGGAGCGCGCGCCAGAGCCCGCGGTGCGCCCGGCCCCACGAACGGAGCGCCGTCGAGGTCTCGTGGCCCGGATCGGTGTAGACGAACAGAGCGCGGGCCGAGTCGAGCGCGACCGGCAGCTTCACGGGGAAGTAGCGGCGGG is a window of Gammaproteobacteria bacterium DNA encoding:
- a CDS encoding type IV secretion system DNA-binding domain-containing protein, encoding MKPWTLVLTGAALAATAARALLAPFPPVGGNPFLDLIAQNDPGIHAAIRAWYYLAPGAAVVLAGNVMRSVSRVWLEPLAMRRNRGRLPAWPNSPGDDAPSLVVGELHHPTVARECDRPSWLVVPERGLYTGVLVVGAVGTGKTTACMYPFARQLLTWQAEDADRRAGALVLEVKGDFCHQVRRILGEAGREDDYLEIGLGGAWQWNPLDDPLLDSYSMAYSVASLINQLFGKSREPFWQQAYTNLVRWIVELHRLLPGGWVTLRDIYRCTVEAELFARKIGEAKAEALRRCPMRVVIAAKVLTKHRKALGDWDWDMAPGSDTVACPLDPERAALLAELKVECATEPVGSGAGREYAEQVEAVERWYRHDWTKLDAKLRTSIVEGISVFLSLFDQPDVARVFCPPPPKDDPPDARTDGDEGEEVPDVQPIPGLRRRLPPLADLIEGGKVLALNMPAGANPALARAIGVLLKNAWMQALLRRPAEAARRPGRYMRPAVFICDEYQAFATVGQDDPSGDEKAFALTRQCRCIPIVATQSISSLRSVLPSGEAWRTLVQTLRTRIFLSLSDDASAKIASEMCGDVKKTQASYTFTETSNKPEFSLLSGRAGGGDGQLGASKSFRQQREPVFTPRQFGLLANYQAICLPYDGVKSLPARRVYLKPHYLLRTQGYWRQREEGRI